From the genome of Campylobacter concisus, one region includes:
- a CDS encoding M48 family metallopeptidase has translation MLEGVKIVRKDVKNITLKVRPNGEAILTAPKTASDEHIKFIIKKRAKWIAQKRAFFSSFKTSKKEYVSGEDFKYLGRSYRLKVVQSKEERVRLQRGYLELFVKDKSDLERKRNLVYKWYHEKAMLYFFNILQESNKMVKQDIKSVKIRQMKTRWGSCNPYKSYINLNIELIKKPKSCIEYVVFHELAHLLYPNHSKKFYDYLVLYMPDWQKRKEILERA, from the coding sequence ATGCTTGAAGGCGTAAAAATCGTCCGAAAAGACGTAAAAAATATCACTTTAAAAGTTAGACCAAATGGCGAAGCGATCCTAACGGCGCCAAAAACGGCAAGCGATGAGCATATAAAATTTATTATAAAAAAAAGAGCTAAATGGATAGCGCAAAAGCGCGCGTTTTTTTCCTCGTTTAAGACGAGTAAAAAAGAATACGTAAGCGGCGAGGACTTTAAATATCTTGGACGAAGTTATCGGCTAAAAGTGGTGCAGTCTAAAGAGGAGCGCGTAAGGCTGCAAAGAGGTTATCTGGAGCTCTTTGTGAAAGATAAAAGCGACCTAGAGCGAAAAAGAAATTTGGTCTATAAATGGTACCACGAAAAGGCGATGCTATATTTTTTTAATATCTTGCAAGAGTCTAACAAGATGGTAAAACAAGATATCAAAAGCGTAAAAATAAGGCAGATGAAAACAAGATGGGGGAGTTGCAACCCATATAAATCATATATAAATTTAAACATAGAGCTTATCAAAAAACCAAAATCGTGCATCGAGTATGTCGTATTTCACGAGCTTGCTCACCTGCTGTATCCAAATCACTCAAAGAAATTTTATGACTATCTAGTGCTTTATATGCCTGATTGGCAAAAACGAAAGGAAATTTTAGAAAGAGCTTAG
- the ppa gene encoding inorganic diphosphatase, with the protein MDVSKIKFGSNPDKINAVIEIPYGSNVKYEIDKDSGAVVVDRVLYSAMFYPANYGFVPNTLAADGDPADILVLNEYPLQAGSIIPCRLIGVLVMEDEAGMDEKLLAVPVTKIDPRYDAIKSYEDLPVATLNKIKNFFETYKILEPNKWVKVKEFKDANAAKEILDAAIKNYK; encoded by the coding sequence ATGGACGTTTCAAAGATCAAATTTGGCTCAAACCCAGACAAAATCAATGCCGTAATCGAAATACCTTATGGCTCAAATGTCAAATACGAGATCGATAAAGATAGCGGTGCAGTCGTGGTCGATCGCGTACTTTACTCAGCGATGTTCTACCCAGCAAACTACGGCTTTGTGCCAAACACACTTGCGGCTGACGGCGATCCAGCTGATATTTTGGTGCTAAACGAGTATCCACTCCAAGCTGGCAGCATCATCCCTTGCCGCTTAATAGGCGTTTTGGTGATGGAAGATGAAGCAGGTATGGACGAGAAGCTTTTGGCTGTGCCAGTTACAAAGATCGATCCAAGATATGATGCGATAAAAAGCTACGAAGACTTACCAGTTGCAACGCTAAATAAGATCAAAAATTTCTTTGAAACTTATAAAATTCTTGAGCCAAACAAATGGGTTAAGGTGAAAGAATTTAAAGATGCAAATGCTGCAAAAGAGATTTTAGACGCTGCGATAAAAAATTATAAATAA
- a CDS encoding NirD/YgiW/YdeI family stress tolerance protein: MKKIITAVISASIAMAGGFASKHSSETISVKEALKLKDDTKVMLEGKIKSHIKSDKYEFIDKNGDVIVVEIDNNKWGNITVNEDTPLRIRGEIDKDLMKTEIDVDSVEIIR; encoded by the coding sequence ATGAAAAAGATCATAACCGCTGTAATATCTGCTAGCATCGCAATGGCTGGAGGCTTCGCATCAAAGCACTCAAGCGAAACGATAAGCGTAAAAGAGGCCTTAAAACTAAAAGACGACACCAAAGTTATGCTAGAAGGTAAAATAAAATCACATATAAAATCAGACAAATATGAATTTATCGATAAAAATGGTGATGTCATTGTTGTTGAAATCGACAATAACAAATGGGGCAACATAACAGTCAATGAAGATACACCTTTACGAATAAGAGGTGAGATAGATAAAGACCTTATGAAAACAGAGATCGACGTAGATAGCGTAGAAATCATAAGGTAG
- a CDS encoding adenylate kinase — protein MKNLFLIIGAPGSGKTTDASIIAQQDEKFAHFSTGDLLRAEVASGSELGKLIDGFISKGNLVPLDVVVNAIVSAIKSSNKSNIIIDGYPRSVEQMTELDKVLSEQDEISLKGVIEVDVSEDVARARVLGRARGADDNNEVFNNRMKVYLDPIKPIRRFYSEKELLHVVNGERGIDEIVADIKNLLAKLL, from the coding sequence ATGAAAAATTTATTTTTAATCATCGGCGCTCCAGGCTCCGGCAAAACAACAGACGCATCGATCATTGCACAACAAGATGAGAAATTTGCACACTTTTCAACTGGCGATCTTTTAAGAGCTGAAGTCGCAAGTGGTAGCGAGCTTGGCAAACTAATAGATGGCTTTATCTCAAAAGGAAATTTAGTTCCGCTTGACGTCGTCGTAAATGCGATCGTCTCAGCTATCAAAAGCTCAAATAAATCAAACATCATAATAGACGGCTATCCAAGAAGCGTTGAGCAAATGACCGAGCTTGACAAAGTCTTAAGCGAGCAAGATGAAATTTCTCTAAAAGGCGTCATCGAAGTAGATGTTAGCGAAGATGTGGCAAGAGCTAGAGTGCTTGGCCGTGCAAGAGGCGCTGACGACAACAACGAAGTCTTTAACAACCGCATGAAAGTCTATCTTGATCCGATCAAACCTATCCGCAGATTTTACAGCGAAAAAGAGCTACTTCACGTGGTAAATGGCGAGCGTGGTATAGACGAGATCGTAGCTGACATCAAAAATTTACTAGCTAAACTTTTATAA
- the aspS gene encoding aspartate--tRNA ligase, which yields MRSHYCTDLSKADIGKEVILCGWANTYRDHGGVVFIDLRDVSGLIQLVCDPADSKEAHDVAAKVRDEYVLKAKGKVRARGEELTNPKLKTGEIEVIVSELIIENPSEPLPFMIGDESVNEDIRLKYRFLDLRSERLQNIFKMRSRAAIAARNSLDKMGFIEFETPVLTRATPEGARDYLVPSRVYPGQFYALPQSPQLFKQLLMCSGFDKYFQIAKCFRDEDLRADRQPEFTQIDIEMSFVEQEDIINMAETMLKDIFKACGHDIKTPFRRMSYKEATETYGSDKPDLRYDLKMVDVIDIFERSSNEIFSYIAKDKKKNRIKALKVPNGDNIFSKREMNRFEEFVRKFGAQGLGYFQMKEEGLKGPLCKFFEQSDLDEIISRCELKVGDVVFFGAGKKKIVLDYMGRFRIFLAEQMGIIDQDKLEFLWVLDFPMFEQNDDGSYSAMHHPFTMPKNIDEPDLEDILSIAHDVVLNGFELGGGSIRIHKNDIQQKVFKLLGIDEAEQREKFGFLLDALTFGAPPHGGIAIGFDRLNMLVNKASSIRDVIAFPKTQRAQCPLTKAPSHASNEQLRDLGLRIREKEQKA from the coding sequence ATGCGAAGTCATTATTGCACCGATCTTAGCAAAGCTGACATCGGCAAAGAAGTAATACTTTGTGGCTGGGCAAACACATATAGAGACCATGGCGGCGTTGTTTTCATCGATTTAAGAGATGTTAGCGGGCTTATACAATTAGTTTGCGATCCGGCTGATAGCAAAGAAGCACATGACGTGGCTGCAAAAGTAAGAGATGAATATGTCTTAAAGGCAAAAGGAAAAGTAAGAGCTAGAGGCGAAGAACTAACCAATCCAAAACTAAAAACTGGCGAGATAGAAGTAATAGTAAGTGAGCTAATCATCGAAAATCCAAGCGAGCCACTACCATTTATGATAGGTGATGAGAGTGTAAATGAAGATATCAGACTAAAATACCGCTTTTTAGATCTTAGAAGCGAGCGCTTGCAAAATATCTTTAAAATGCGTTCTCGTGCAGCGATCGCAGCTAGAAACAGCCTAGACAAAATGGGCTTTATCGAGTTTGAAACTCCTGTTTTAACACGCGCGACTCCAGAAGGTGCGAGAGACTATCTAGTGCCAAGCCGTGTATATCCGGGTCAATTTTACGCACTCCCACAAAGCCCACAGCTATTTAAACAGCTTTTGATGTGTTCTGGCTTTGATAAATATTTCCAAATCGCAAAATGCTTCCGCGACGAAGATCTAAGGGCTGATCGACAGCCAGAATTTACTCAAATAGATATCGAAATGAGCTTTGTCGAGCAAGAAGATATTATAAATATGGCTGAGACGATGCTAAAAGACATCTTTAAAGCCTGCGGGCACGACATCAAAACGCCATTTAGACGCATGAGCTACAAAGAGGCCACTGAGACTTATGGCTCAGACAAGCCAGACCTTAGATATGATTTGAAAATGGTCGATGTAATTGATATTTTTGAACGTTCAAGCAATGAAATTTTTAGCTATATCGCAAAAGATAAGAAGAAAAACCGCATCAAAGCGCTAAAAGTGCCAAATGGCGACAACATCTTTAGTAAGCGCGAGATGAATAGATTTGAGGAGTTTGTACGTAAATTTGGTGCACAAGGTCTTGGCTACTTCCAAATGAAAGAAGAAGGACTAAAAGGCCCACTTTGCAAATTTTTTGAACAAAGCGATCTTGACGAGATCATCTCAAGATGTGAACTAAAAGTTGGTGACGTCGTATTCTTTGGTGCTGGCAAGAAAAAGATCGTGCTTGATTATATGGGAAGATTTAGAATTTTTCTAGCAGAACAAATGGGTATAATCGATCAAGACAAGCTTGAGTTTTTATGGGTGCTTGACTTCCCGATGTTTGAGCAAAACGACGATGGCAGCTACTCTGCGATGCACCATCCATTTACTATGCCAAAAAATATAGATGAGCCTGATCTTGAGGATATCCTCTCTATCGCTCACGATGTCGTGCTTAACGGCTTTGAGCTTGGTGGCGGAAGTATAAGAATTCACAAAAACGACATCCAGCAAAAGGTCTTTAAACTTCTTGGCATAGATGAAGCGGAGCAGCGTGAGAAATTTGGCTTCTTGCTTGATGCCTTGACATTTGGCGCGCCTCCACATGGTGGTATCGCGATCGGCTTTGACAGGCTAAATATGCTCGTAAATAAAGCAAGCTCGATCCGTGACGTCATAGCCTTCCCTAAAACACAACGTGCTCAGTGCCCACTAACAAAGGCACCAAGCCACGCTAGTAACGAACAGCTTAGGGATCTAGGACTAAGGATAAGAGAAAAAGAGCAAAAGGCTTAA
- a CDS encoding NAD(+) kinase — MKNEQKFNTFCTKKVGLIAKDYPLFRQDLEKLEKILKKYNAEILLEKNCAKRIEKNGFELIKLAKECEFLITLGGDGTIISTCRKLAHISPLVLGIHAGRLGFLTDIMINESEKFFKDFFDDKFEVETPFMLDVTLHKNDGKTEKKIAFNDAVIVSKNGGSMTHIEALLNEKYFNSYYGDGVIVATPAGTTAYNMSANGPIIYPLSEVFALTPICSHSLTQRPVVLTKNHTVKFRTNSDAILVIDGQDRFDMSKISAVSMNLSDKKARLIRHIGRDYFQILKEKLHWGYND; from the coding sequence ATGAAAAATGAACAAAAATTTAATACTTTTTGCACAAAAAAAGTAGGACTTATTGCTAAAGATTATCCATTATTTAGGCAAGATTTAGAAAAATTAGAAAAAATTTTAAAAAAGTATAACGCAGAAATTTTGCTTGAAAAAAATTGTGCTAAGCGTATAGAAAAAAATGGTTTTGAGCTGATAAAACTAGCCAAAGAGTGCGAATTTTTGATCACTCTTGGCGGAGATGGCACGATCATTTCAACTTGTAGAAAGCTAGCTCACATCTCGCCACTTGTCCTTGGCATACACGCTGGTAGACTTGGATTTCTAACTGACATAATGATTAATGAGAGTGAGAAGTTTTTTAAAGACTTTTTTGATGATAAATTTGAGGTAGAAACGCCTTTTATGCTTGATGTTACGCTTCATAAAAATGATGGCAAAACTGAGAAAAAGATAGCATTTAACGACGCGGTCATCGTTAGTAAAAATGGCGGCTCGATGACGCATATCGAGGCACTTTTAAATGAAAAGTATTTTAACTCATATTACGGAGACGGCGTCATAGTAGCGACACCTGCTGGAACTACGGCATATAATATGAGCGCAAATGGCCCTATCATATATCCGCTAAGCGAGGTCTTTGCGCTAACTCCCATCTGCTCGCACTCGCTCACGCAGCGTCCAGTCGTGCTTACGAAAAACCACACGGTCAAATTTAGAACAAATAGCGACGCCATTTTAGTCATAGACGGACAAGACCGCTTTGATATGAGTAAAATTTCAGCCGTTAGCATGAATCTGAGCGATAAAAAAGCGAGGCTGATACGCCATATTGGCAGGGATTATTTTCAAATTTTAAAAGAGAAACTTCACTGGGGTTATAATGATTGA
- a CDS encoding AAA family ATPase — MIDRILIKDYLNFKNVELNFKEGLSVFTGVSGAGKSVLMSAIMAVFGLKDSEARLIEADVEHKFELDEFGIENEEVNIFKLLKDKSTRYFINQQAISKKNLAQVAREHIKYLSAKEANEFENEKFLNLLDRLEISKNEKFKEIKQEFEEAFLEFSKISKELATIKEEEKKVEELKELASFEIEKIRSVGPKKGEFEELMETKKRLSKKDKINEAWARAERIFELEHSVNEALSISDLDNGFFEDAMNELRVARDSLNMEELDDIDVESVLDRIEALNAIIRRYGSEEEALEALNKKEKELARYENLSFEKSELEKKFEILSKKANELAEILSRARGVNLKELEVMINSYLKELYMPDITLSIEAKKLDILGVDEICLNLNETSLKNLSSGELNRLRLAFIAASSEITKTGGDVIILDEIDANLSGKEAMSIANVLLKLANFYQIFAISHQPQLSSKANSHFLVERHGENSVVRELDKEERVNELARMISGEHISEEAINFAKGLLK; from the coding sequence ATGATTGATCGAATTTTGATTAAGGATTATCTAAATTTTAAAAATGTTGAGCTAAATTTCAAAGAGGGTCTTAGCGTATTTACGGGCGTCAGTGGTGCTGGTAAGTCGGTACTGATGAGTGCCATAATGGCTGTTTTTGGGCTAAAAGATAGCGAGGCAAGGCTGATTGAGGCTGATGTGGAGCATAAATTTGAGCTTGACGAGTTTGGCATAGAAAACGAAGAGGTCAATATTTTCAAGCTTTTAAAAGATAAGAGCACGAGATATTTTATAAATCAACAAGCCATCTCAAAGAAAAATTTAGCCCAAGTGGCGCGCGAGCACATCAAATACCTCTCAGCAAAAGAGGCAAATGAATTTGAAAATGAGAAATTTCTAAATTTGCTTGATAGGCTTGAAATTTCAAAAAATGAGAAATTTAAAGAGATAAAGCAGGAATTTGAAGAGGCGTTTTTAGAATTTTCTAAAATTTCAAAAGAGCTAGCCACTATAAAAGAGGAAGAGAAAAAGGTCGAGGAGCTAAAGGAGCTTGCTAGCTTTGAGATCGAGAAGATAAGAAGCGTTGGGCCTAAAAAAGGCGAGTTTGAAGAGCTTATGGAGACTAAAAAAAGGCTTAGTAAAAAGGATAAGATAAATGAGGCGTGGGCTAGGGCTGAGCGGATATTTGAGCTAGAGCACAGCGTAAATGAGGCGCTAAGTATCAGCGACCTTGACAACGGCTTTTTTGAAGATGCGATGAATGAGCTAAGGGTCGCAAGAGATAGCCTAAATATGGAGGAGCTTGACGATATCGACGTGGAGAGTGTGCTTGATAGAATAGAAGCTCTTAATGCCATCATTAGGCGATACGGCAGCGAGGAAGAGGCATTAGAAGCGCTTAATAAAAAGGAAAAAGAGCTTGCCAGATATGAAAATTTAAGCTTTGAAAAGAGCGAGCTAGAGAAGAAATTTGAAATTTTAAGTAAAAAGGCAAATGAGCTAGCTGAAATTCTAAGCAGAGCAAGGGGTGTAAATTTAAAAGAGCTTGAGGTGATGATAAATTCATATTTAAAAGAGCTTTATATGCCAGATATTACGCTGAGTATTGAGGCTAAAAAGCTTGATATTTTGGGCGTTGATGAGATTTGTCTAAATTTAAATGAGACTTCGCTTAAAAATTTAAGCTCAGGCGAGCTAAACCGCCTAAGACTGGCCTTCATAGCTGCCTCTAGCGAGATCACAAAAACTGGCGGTGATGTCATTATACTTGATGAAATAGATGCAAATTTAAGCGGAAAAGAGGCGATGAGCATCGCAAATGTCTTGCTTAAGCTTGCAAATTTTTATCAAATTTTTGCCATTTCACATCAGCCACAGCTTAGCTCAAAGGCAAATTCACACTTTTTAGTAGAGCGTCACGGGGAAAACTCGGTCGTAAGAGAGCTTGATAAAGAGGAGCGTGTAAATGAGCTTGCGCGTATGATAAGCGGCGAACATATAAGCGAAGAAGCAATAAATTTTGCTAAAGGGCTTTTAAAGTAG
- a CDS encoding GGDEF domain-containing response regulator has translation MERILVVDDNKALAKLIVMQMEKTIDDMTIDVAYSFAEAKTLISEYDKDYFMTILDLNLPDAPNGEIVDYALSKGLSAIVLTGSIDDETRQNFINKDIVDYVYKGNMDDINYIFQMINRLSKNRQYKVLVVEDSLPFRNMIKKILTSLQFKVLAAAHGEEAMNYFADNPDINLIITDYRMPVKDGLEVLKEVRKEKDKNSLGVIVMTSPSEKTDASIFLKNGASDFIAKPFSKEELICRVNNTIEAMENINKIANFANRDFLTGVYNRRFFYSDVEEYVQVAEETNEPYAFAMIDVDYFKKINDKYGHDGGDKILKSIAKILNDNTKGSDIVARFGGEEFCVVLKKINKEEAVKFFVNLRAKVAENEVTIKKEKVKVTISIGVSFGNGHCEIDDMLEACDSALYTAKENGRNRVEIAL, from the coding sequence ATGGAAAGAATCCTTGTAGTTGATGATAATAAGGCGTTAGCAAAGCTGATTGTTATGCAAATGGAAAAGACTATTGATGATATGACAATTGATGTCGCATACAGTTTTGCCGAGGCTAAGACGTTAATTAGCGAGTATGACAAAGATTATTTTATGACTATTTTGGATTTAAATTTGCCAGATGCTCCAAATGGAGAGATTGTTGATTATGCGCTTTCCAAAGGGCTTTCGGCTATCGTTTTAACAGGTAGCATTGATGATGAAACAAGGCAAAATTTTATAAATAAAGATATTGTGGATTATGTTTATAAAGGAAATATGGACGATATCAACTATATCTTCCAAATGATAAATAGACTGAGCAAAAATAGACAATACAAGGTTTTGGTTGTCGAAGACTCGCTTCCTTTTAGAAATATGATAAAAAAGATATTAACTAGCCTTCAGTTTAAAGTTTTGGCCGCAGCTCACGGCGAAGAGGCAATGAATTATTTTGCGGATAATCCTGATATAAATCTTATAATAACTGATTATAGAATGCCAGTGAAAGACGGTCTTGAAGTTCTAAAAGAGGTTAGAAAAGAAAAAGATAAAAATAGTCTTGGTGTAATCGTTATGACATCGCCTAGTGAAAAGACCGACGCGTCAATATTTTTAAAAAATGGTGCGAGCGATTTTATAGCAAAACCATTTTCAAAAGAAGAGCTAATATGCCGTGTTAATAATACGATCGAAGCGATGGAAAATATAAACAAGATAGCAAATTTTGCAAATCGCGACTTCTTAACAGGAGTTTATAATAGAAGATTTTTTTATTCTGACGTAGAAGAGTATGTTCAAGTAGCTGAAGAGACTAATGAGCCTTACGCTTTTGCAATGATTGATGTTGATTATTTTAAGAAAATAAATGATAAATATGGCCACGATGGTGGAGATAAGATACTAAAATCAATTGCAAAAATTTTAAATGATAATACAAAAGGAAGTGATATCGTTGCTAGATTTGGTGGCGAAGAATTTTGCGTTGTCCTTAAAAAGATAAATAAAGAAGAAGCTGTTAAATTTTTTGTAAATTTACGAGCCAAAGTGGCTGAAAATGAAGTAACTATAAAAAAGGAAAAAGTAAAAGTTACTATATCAATAGGTGTATCTTTTGGCAATGGGCATTGCGAGATAGACGATATGCTTGAGGCTTGCGATTCAGCACTTTACACCGCAAAAGAAAATGGTAGAAACAGAGTAGAAATAGCTTTATGA
- a CDS encoding TatD family hydrolase, whose protein sequence is MIIDTHCHLDSKVYDPDLDKILDEARNLGLKGFIIPGADINDLPKAAKIAHENSDIFFAAGVHPYDKESFDIEILRNFAKDEKCVAIGECGLDYFRLPKDENEKIKEKEDQKRIFLAQLDLAVELKKPVILHIREANEDSFNILKEYAPKLEAGAILHCYNASPLLLELCKFGNFYFGIGGVLTFKNAKNLVEILPKIPFDRIVIETDAPYLTPEPNRGKRNEPAFTTFVAKKIAEILNLEFEVICEKTSNNAKRLFKCFA, encoded by the coding sequence ATGATTATAGATACGCATTGTCATTTGGATAGTAAAGTTTATGATCCTGACCTTGATAAAATTTTAGATGAAGCTAGAAATTTAGGGCTAAAGGGCTTTATTATCCCGGGAGCTGATATCAATGATTTACCAAAAGCGGCTAAAATAGCACATGAAAATTCTGACATTTTCTTTGCCGCCGGAGTTCATCCATATGATAAAGAGAGTTTTGATATTGAAATTTTAAGAAATTTTGCTAAAGATGAAAAGTGTGTGGCAATAGGTGAATGCGGCCTGGACTACTTTCGCTTGCCAAAAGATGAAAATGAAAAGATAAAAGAAAAAGAGGACCAAAAACGTATTTTTTTAGCTCAACTTGATTTGGCTGTTGAGCTAAAAAAACCCGTTATTCTTCACATTAGGGAGGCTAATGAGGACTCTTTTAATATCTTAAAAGAGTATGCGCCAAAGCTTGAAGCTGGAGCGATTTTGCACTGTTATAATGCTTCGCCACTTCTTTTAGAGCTTTGTAAATTTGGGAATTTTTACTTTGGCATAGGCGGTGTTTTAACATTTAAAAATGCTAAAAATTTAGTCGAAATTTTGCCAAAAATCCCATTTGACAGGATAGTTATTGAAACTGACGCTCCTTATCTCACGCCAGAACCAAATCGCGGCAAGAGAAATGAGCCGGCGTTTACGACATTTGTTGCTAAAAAGATAGCTGAAATTTTAAACCTTGAGTTTGAAGTTATTTGTGAAAAAACTTCAAATAATGCCAAAAGGTTGTTTAAGTGCTTTGCTTAA
- a CDS encoding lytic transglycosylase domain-containing protein → MKAMLKIFLMFACSTLLLANTPEKSSYDTQVKILKELDIDASFMKTSHYAKMRQGIKQSQLETFTEALKNGYMYIPMVKEQIKKSGVPESFFYLAMIESGFSNHTVSNAKATGMWQFMEQTARLHGLKVGQYVDERKDPVESTIAATNYLKSLKNQFGKWYLAAMAYNCGDGALKRAIQKAGTDDLVTLLDAEKKYLPAETRNFVIKILRAAYTAKDADFLMSKDSSLLNINGGLKLVKVKVPGGTNLAQIGDSIGLSTKKMKNNNPHLKFVFTPPTLKDYYVYIPENKKQLFAENFKPFNGKNNFYAYVVKKGETLLSISKKTGVSHRAIKDYNELSTNAVSYNQKLIIPFSAQNKSQNYIVQTGDTIASLSKKFNVSEKDLKDANSFASSNLNVGANIVIP, encoded by the coding sequence ATGAAAGCAATGCTTAAAATATTTTTAATGTTTGCATGTAGTACCTTGCTACTAGCAAATACACCTGAAAAGAGCTCATACGACACTCAGGTAAAAATTTTAAAAGAGCTGGACATTGATGCTAGCTTTATGAAGACTTCTCACTATGCAAAGATGAGGCAAGGTATCAAACAATCACAACTTGAAACATTTACAGAAGCTCTAAAAAATGGTTATATGTATATACCGATGGTAAAAGAGCAGATCAAAAAATCAGGCGTACCTGAGTCATTCTTTTATCTGGCAATGATAGAATCAGGCTTTTCAAATCACACAGTCTCAAACGCAAAAGCTACTGGTATGTGGCAGTTTATGGAGCAAACGGCTAGACTTCATGGTTTAAAAGTGGGTCAATATGTAGATGAGAGAAAAGATCCAGTAGAGTCTACTATCGCAGCTACAAATTATCTAAAGTCGCTTAAAAATCAATTTGGCAAATGGTATCTAGCAGCTATGGCTTATAACTGCGGCGATGGTGCGTTAAAAAGAGCTATACAAAAAGCTGGCACAGATGATCTTGTAACACTTCTTGATGCTGAGAAAAAATACCTTCCAGCTGAAACTAGAAATTTTGTTATCAAAATTTTAAGAGCAGCATATACCGCAAAAGACGCAGACTTCTTGATGTCTAAAGATTCATCTTTGTTAAACATAAACGGAGGACTAAAGCTTGTAAAAGTAAAAGTACCTGGTGGTACAAATTTAGCTCAAATAGGCGATAGTATCGGTCTTAGTACAAAAAAAATGAAAAACAACAATCCGCACTTAAAATTTGTATTTACTCCACCAACTCTAAAAGATTATTATGTTTATATCCCTGAAAATAAAAAGCAGCTTTTTGCAGAAAATTTCAAGCCATTTAATGGTAAAAATAATTTTTATGCCTACGTTGTAAAAAAAGGCGAAACATTACTTTCTATCTCTAAAAAAACAGGTGTTAGCCATAGAGCAATCAAGGACTACAACGAACTTAGCACAAATGCCGTAAGCTATAATCAAAAACTAATTATTCCATTTTCCGCACAAAATAAATCTCAAAACTATATAGTCCAAACTGGTGATACGATAGCTTCTTTATCTAAAAAATTTAATGTGAGCGAAAAAGATTTAAAAGATGCAAATTCTTTTGCTAGTTCAAATTTAAATGTTGGAGCAAATATTGTCATACCATAA
- a CDS encoding septal ring lytic transglycosylase RlpA family protein yields MSYHKSLKFYIGLSFTLLVTGCSWSGAPFTPSGPTNVKGNNSASIQKATMRPYTINGKTYYPTVVSVGDKASGTASWYGPNFHGKTTSNGEIYNMYNMTAAHKTLPMNTILKVTNLRNQKSVIVRVNDRGPFVADRVLDLSKAAATKLDIIGTGTAPVSMEVIGFNEDINAVASINTQAKPTSTGIKVPNPVSPTAPTGGIIISSEQRVVGGDFMVQIGSFKNLEGANRYQREHQSIDGYKSVVRTFTIDGSTIYRVFLNGFRSEDEARDYARSGKFQGAFIVRG; encoded by the coding sequence TTGTCATACCATAAGAGCCTAAAATTTTATATAGGACTAAGTTTTACTCTTCTAGTTACTGGTTGCTCTTGGAGCGGGGCACCATTTACACCAAGTGGCCCAACTAATGTAAAGGGCAACAATTCAGCTTCTATCCAAAAAGCAACAATGAGGCCTTACACGATAAATGGCAAAACATACTACCCAACCGTTGTAAGCGTTGGTGATAAGGCAAGTGGCACAGCAAGCTGGTATGGTCCAAATTTTCATGGTAAAACAACCTCAAACGGCGAAATTTATAATATGTACAACATGACTGCAGCACACAAAACTTTGCCGATGAATACGATCCTTAAGGTAACAAATTTAAGAAATCAAAAAAGCGTCATTGTTCGCGTAAATGATCGTGGACCTTTTGTGGCTGATAGAGTTTTAGACCTTTCAAAGGCGGCTGCAACTAAACTTGATATTATCGGTACAGGCACAGCTCCAGTCAGTATGGAAGTCATAGGCTTTAATGAAGATATAAATGCTGTTGCAAGCATTAACACTCAAGCAAAACCGACAAGCACTGGCATAAAAGTGCCAAATCCAGTCTCTCCGACAGCTCCAACTGGAGGCATTATTATTTCGTCAGAGCAACGAGTCGTAGGTGGAGATTTTATGGTGCAAATTGGCTCATTTAAAAACCTTGAGGGCGCAAACAGATATCAAAGAGAGCATCAAAGCATAGATGGTTACAAGTCGGTAGTTAGGACATTTACTATAGATGGCTCGACCATTTATAGGGTATTTTTAAATGGCTTTAGAAGTGAGGACGAGGCTAGGGATTATGCAAGAAGCGGTAAATTCCAAGGTGCATTTATAGTAAGAGGTTAG